A genomic stretch from Bacteroidota bacterium includes:
- a CDS encoding Gfo/Idh/MocA family oxidoreductase translates to MNKTKYNFGLIGAAGYIAPRHMKAIKETDNNLIATLDPFDSVGIIDSYFPESDFFIEPERYDRHLDKLRREDKHKIDYVSICSPNFLHDSHIRLALRNQAHAICEKPVVLNPWNVEALKEIEKESGKNIYNILQLRYHSAITTLKKKVEKDNRSEKYDIDLTYVTGRGRWYHMSWKGDKTKSGGIATNIGVHFYDMLGWIFGELQQNIVHVLEENRAAGYLEFEKARVRWFLSLEIDDIPKQIWQKGQRTYRSIKVENEEIEFSGGFTDLHTLTYQDILNGNGWRMDDAKKSIEIVHHIRNAQPNKRIGEKHPFVK, encoded by the coding sequence ATGAATAAAACAAAATATAATTTTGGATTGATTGGAGCAGCGGGATACATTGCTCCACGCCACATGAAAGCAATAAAAGAAACCGATAATAATTTAATAGCTACACTTGATCCTTTTGACAGTGTTGGTATAATTGACAGCTATTTTCCCGAATCGGATTTTTTTATTGAGCCTGAACGATATGATCGCCATCTTGATAAATTAAGGAGAGAAGATAAACATAAGATTGATTACGTCTCAATTTGTTCTCCAAATTTCCTTCACGATTCTCATATTAGGTTAGCATTAAGAAATCAAGCTCATGCTATTTGTGAAAAGCCTGTAGTTCTGAATCCATGGAATGTTGAAGCATTAAAAGAAATTGAAAAGGAAAGTGGTAAAAATATTTATAATATTCTTCAATTGCGTTATCATTCTGCAATTACGACTTTGAAGAAAAAAGTTGAAAAAGATAATAGAAGTGAAAAATATGATATTGACTTAACCTATGTTACAGGTCGCGGAAGGTGGTATCACATGTCTTGGAAAGGTGATAAAACAAAATCAGGTGGGATAGCTACCAATATTGGAGTTCATTTTTATGATATGCTTGGATGGATATTTGGTGAACTGCAACAAAATATTGTTCATGTTTTGGAAGAAAATAGAGCCGCAGGATATTTAGAATTTGAAAAAGCACGTGTACGTTGGTTTTTAAGTCTTGAAATTGATGACATACCGAAACAAATCTGGCAAAAAGGTCAAAGAACATATCGTTCAATAAAAGTAGAAAATGAGGAAATAGAGTTTAGCGGTGGATTTACAGACCTTCACACACTTACGTATCAGGATATTTTAAATGGGAATGGCTGGAGAATGGATGATGCAAAAAAAAGTATTGAAATAGTTCATCACATAAGAAATGCTCAACCTAATAAAAGAATAGGAGAAAAACATCCATTTGTGAAATGA